A genomic segment from Streptomyces sp. NBC_00459 encodes:
- a CDS encoding WhiB family transcriptional regulator yields MQLEAHAPSVPPSETIPPPGLTEDSTLIPLTALTALDDAIENLGVPVPCRSYDPEVFFAESPADVEYAKSLCRTCPLMEACLAGAKERREPWGVWGGELFVQGVVVARKRPRGRPRKNPVTA; encoded by the coding sequence GTGCAACTCGAAGCGCACGCCCCGTCAGTACCGCCTTCCGAAACGATCCCCCCGCCCGGCCTCACGGAGGACAGCACCTTGATCCCGCTCACTGCGCTCACCGCGCTCGACGACGCCATCGAGAACCTCGGCGTACCCGTCCCCTGCCGCTCCTACGACCCGGAGGTCTTCTTCGCCGAGTCGCCGGCCGATGTCGAGTACGCCAAGTCCCTCTGCCGCACCTGCCCGCTGATGGAGGCCTGCCTCGCCGGCGCCAAGGAGCGGCGTGAGCCCTGGGGCGTCTGGGGTGGCGAACTGTTCGTCCAGGGTGTCGTCGTGGCCCGCAAGCGGCCCCGTGGCCGTCCGCGCAAGAACCCGGTCACAGCATGA